The Cellvibrio zantedeschiae genomic sequence TGAAGCAAAACGAAGTGCAGATTCGGTGAAAATTAATTTTTAGGTAAATTAAAAAATCAACTTTTCGTTTAAAGTTAACGCATAAGTGCCATAAAATCCAATGGTGCAGGCGCCTCGAAAGTAAGAGGTGTTCTGCTGCCCGGTTTTGTAACGCTTAAGCGTAAAGCATGCAAACCCATTCGGTTTCCTGCGGTTCCGTAACGCTGATCACCAACAACTGGAAAACCAAGCCACGCAAGATGCGCACGAATTTGGTGTTGGCGACCGGTTTCCAATTCTACGCGCAGCAGGCTGCGCCCGTTTGAAGTACGTTCAGTTTTATAATGCGTAATTGCTGGTTTAGCATCGGGGTGCTCACCAACGTGTACGCGGTATTCAATGTCATCCAGTCTTAAAGGTTGATCAATAGTTCCGGCAGCTGATTCAGGGCAACCTTCTACAATCGCATAATAAATTTTTTCTGCAGTATCCCATTTGGCCATAACGGCTTCGCGCATTTCGCGCGATGTAGCAAATAACAAAACGCCAGAAGTATC encodes the following:
- a CDS encoding RluA family pseudouridine synthase, producing the protein MSDKLHVNDAATLLPFLNNKLQGWSRSKIKERLQNGCVSVNGTSITQHNHPLAAGDLVEVSASPKSTNNVSTHLEILYSDRDLIAINKPAGLLSVGNAKETQQHALALLRNQLSRRTQQVKLWPVHRIDRDTSGVLLFATSREMREAVMAKWDTAEKIYYAIVEGCPESAAGTIDQPLRLDDIEYRVHVGEHPDAKPAITHYKTERTSNGRSLLRVELETGRQHQIRAHLAWLGFPVVGDQRYGTAGNRMGLHALRLSVTKPGSRTPLTFEAPAPLDFMALMR